The Scomber scombrus chromosome 22, fScoSco1.1, whole genome shotgun sequence genome has a window encoding:
- the LOC134004588 gene encoding small integral membrane protein 30-like has product MAPKLELSHAAAIIWLILLSMIPPAEAYDAGDAIAMLLGTIIAVVGFCACLGWYARKRNGQL; this is encoded by the coding sequence ATGGCACCCAAACTTGAACTTTCACACGCTGCAGCGATCATCTGGCTCATATTGCTGTCCATGATCCCACCTGCGGAGGCTTACGACGCGGGCGATGCTATAGCCATGCTGCTGGGCACCATCATCGCGGTGGTGGGTTTCTGCGCCTGCCTTGGCTGGTACGCACGGAAGCGGAACGGACAGCTGTGA